DNA from Amorphoplanes friuliensis DSM 7358:
TCGCCGTCCTCGAGCAACCGGTAGGTCGGGCTGATGGCAACCTGATGGCTGTCCCGGGCCTTGGCCAGCGCCGTCGCGGCCGGGGTGGAGGCGGCGAGGTCCTGACCGACGGCCTCCGCGGTGCCGTCGATCGGCCTGCTCTGGACGACGAAGAGGTGGCCGTCGCGGATGCCCGGCGCGGCCCGCAACCGCAGTCCCGGGCTGCCGGCCGTCCGCCAGGCCCGCTCGACACCACCGATCTGACCCGTGGTGGCCGGCACGACGAGCGAGACACCGCTCGCGCCGGGCAGCCGCTGACGGTCGGTGGCCGCGGTGATCGCCGCGAACTCGGCCGTCTCGAGCCGGCTCTGCGAGCCCACCGCTGCCGCGAGATCGAGGAGCGAGGTCGTGTACCGGCGCATCTCGCCCGCGAGCGTCTGCGCCACGATGGCGGTCTGCTGGTCCAGGGCCCGGCTGAGGCGGTCGGCGTCGGTGCGGCGCAGCGCGAATGCGGCCAGGGCCGTACCGGCCAGCCCCAGGGCGATCACCGGAATCAGGAACCGCAGCGCCCTCCGCCGCGGGCCGTCTCCCTCCGGAGCCGCTTCCACGTCTTCAAGCTACGCCGCGGCACCGGCCCGAGCAGGCAATCTGCGATCACGAGCGCGGCCGGGGGAGCCGGCCGCGCCCGTGGGTCACTCAGCGGACGACGACGGTCTTGATGAGCTTGTCGGCGATGGTCTGCTTCTTGGCGTCCCAGAGCGGGAACAGCCAGCCGATGTAGCAGATGATCGAGTCGATGAAGTGCGCCAGATCGCGCACGAACGCCATGCCGGCGCCGATCGGCTGACCGGTCTGCTCGCTGACCAGACGGATGCCGAGAGCCTTGCGGCCCCAGCTCTGACCGGTCTTCCCGGCCTGGAACCAGCGGTTGTAGCCGCTGACCACCAGGGCCAGGAGCACGAAGACGAAGTACAGCGCGTTGAAGGTCGGCAGACCGGTGGCCTCGTCGGTGTCGCGGCCCAGCGTCACCGCCAGGATCGAGAACGGCGCCACGCAGAGCATGTCGATCAGGTAGCCACCGACGCGCTGCACCCAGGAGGCGTAGTTAACGGCGGGAGCGGCCTGGCCCTGCCCGGAGTAGGCAGCACCCTGCGGGTGGTCGTACGTCATAGGTTGTTCTCCCTGTGCAATTGAAAGAGCCAGCTCGCGAGGGCGAGCAGGCCGACCGGCCATCGAAGGAGACGGCGCCGCGCCGCGGGCCACGGACGGGGTGCGGCGAGCACCCCGGCCGACCGCAGCACGAGCAGCGGCACGGCAACGGCGGTGAGCGCGGCGAGCCCGAGGATCACCGGGTTGGCCGCCACCGCCCCGCCGACGTCGCCGCGCACCAGTGCGACCGCCGCGGTGGTCAGACCGCAGGCGGGGCAGGGAATGCCGGTGAATGTCCGTAGAGGACACGGCAGACCCAGACCGGTCCCCACGGCGACCGCCGGCCAGGCGAGGGCGGCCGCTGCTACGGCCAGCCCGAAACCGCCGAGCCGTTCGGGGACCGAAAAAGTCCGCACGGTTCCGCTCCAGTTGTTCGATGGGAGGCGCCCGATCGTAGAGGCACGGCGATCTCCGCGCGACCCCGTTCCGGGGGTGGGGAGTGAAGTGGGCTCCGACTGGGCACTCAGGGACGCCCGGCCGTTCGGTCCGGAAGCATTCGGCGCGAGCTGGGAGGTCTCATGGCAGGCACACAATGGGCGCGGACGGTCCGTCAACGGGCACGCGACCGGCTGGCCGAGGCGGCGAGCCGCAACGCCCCGCCGCCGTTCCAGGCCACCCCCGACCTGCAGGACACGGTGACCCCGGTCATGGTCGTGCAGCAGCAGGAGCCCCGGTCGGAGGACGTCCTGCCCCGCGGCGTACGGACCGCCGGCGCCTGGGCCTGGCGGTTCATCCTCTTCGTGGTCGCCGGTTACCTGTTCCTGCGGGTCGTCGGGCTGCTCCACGTCGTGATCATTCCGGTCGTCATCGCGATCCTGCTCGCGGCGATGTTCCAGCCCGTCTCGGCGGCGCTGACCAAGCGCGGCATGAAGAAGTCGCTCGCGGCCGGGCTGGTGCTCATCTCCGCCCTGCTGCTGGTCTTCGGTGGCCTCGGGCTGATCATCCGGACCTTCATCGCCCAGATCGACACCCTGTCGTCACAGGTCGGCGACGGGATCGACGAGGTGCAGAGGTGGCTGTCGCAGGGGCCGCTGCACATCAGCGACGCTCAGCTCAGCCAGTACGTGGACCGGATGCAGTCGGCGCTCACCGAGAACCAGGGCGCCCTGACCTCCGGTGCGCTCAGCACCGCCACGACGCTCGGCGAGGTGGCGACCGGCTTCTTCCTGGTGCTGTTCACGCTCTTCTTCTTCCTGCGTGACGGCGGCCAGATCTGGTCCTTCCTGTGCCGGCTGCTGCCGCGTGAGGCCCGCGTTGCGACCGCCCGTGCCGGTCACTACTCCTGGCACACACTGGTCTCGTACGTCCACGCCACCGTGCTGGTCGCCTTCGTGGACGCGGCGGGCATCGGCATCGGCCTCTTCGTGCTCGGTGTGCCGCTGGCGCTCCCGCTGTCGGCCCTGGTGTTCCTCGGCGCCTTCATCCCGGTGGTCGGTGCAACCGTCACCGGTGTGGTCGCGATCCTGGTCGCCCTGGTCGCCAACGGACCCGTCACGGCCCTGATCGTGCTGGCCGTCGTGATCGCCGTCCAGCAGCTCGAGGGTCACGTCCTCCAGCCGCTGATCATGGGCCGGGCGGTCGCGCTGCACCCGCTCGCCGTCATCCTCGCGATCGCGGCCGGCATCGTGGTGGCGGGCATCGTCGGCGGTCTGATCGCCGTACCGCTGCTCGCGGTGCTCAACACCGCGATCCGTTACCTCGTCCGGCATCCGTCCGGTGAGCCGACGCCCGGCCGGGTGCCGCCGGGCACCGAGCCCACGGACGACGACGAGGCCGAGGTGGAGGACCGGGAGCAGGACGCCGCCCGCGCCTCGGACGCGTCCGAGCCGCCTCCGGCAGAGACCTCCGTCGATGAGGATGCGATGCCGGTGGCACAGAGGCAATAAGACGACAGTATCTGCGCGTACCCCGTCACGCTCTTGTGCGTTGACGGGGTACGAGTCGTCTGGAGGCCCCCATGGTGCGGTTGTGGGGACTCAGCGTCCTGGCCACGGCGGTGTCGACGTACGCCCTCGACGCGATCGCCACGGCGGCGGGCATCACCCTGGTGGCCGCGGGTGTCCTCGGCGGCCTCTCCCACCCGTGGCTCCTGGCCCTGCTGGTGTCGAGTTACGGACTCTGGGGCGCCGGGCTCCGCGCCGGTCTGCTGGCCAACGGTCGCCTGCTCGTCGCCACCGGCGCCAGCACCAACGTGCTGTCCAAGGCCGCGTACGACCTGACCCGGCGCCGGACGGCGAACCCCCGCACGGCCCGGGTCGCGGCAGCCGCCGGCTACACCGGCACGGAGATCCTCAAGGAACTGCCCTATTACGCCGGCGCCTTCGGCACGGCCGTGGTCAGCGACTCCGTCACCACGAACAAGGCCCTCGTCTTCCTGATCGGCGCGAACCTCGGCGCGGCCGTCTACGAGTACGCCCTGGCCCGGCTGACCGGTGTGTTCCTGCGCCGCCGGTCAGCCGCCCGCGCCGGCGTCCTCGTCGTCGACCCACTCGAGCAGGTCGCCCGGCTGGCAGTCGAGAACCCGGCACATGGCTTCCAGGGTGGTGAAGCGGACCGCCTTGGCGCGGCCGTTCTTGAGGACCGCGACGTTTGCCGGTGTGAGCCCGATCGCCTCGGCGAACTCGCCGACACTCATCTTGCGCTTGGCCAGCTCGACGTCGATGCGGACGACGATCGGCATCAGATCACCGCCTGCATGTCGGTCCGCAGCGTGGTCGCCTGCCGCAGCAGGGCGCGCATGACGACCATCAGCAGTCCGAGCACGGTGACCCCAACGACCATCAGGAACAGCAGCAGCGGGACTCCCGGGTCCGACGCGTTGAATCCGACGTAGAGGAACACCCCGACCAGCACGGTCCAGCCGGCGACGATCGCGCCCAGGATCACGTTGACCCAGACCATCGAGTCGTCACTGAAGATGCGGTCCTTGCGGACCAGGGTGAGCAGCTTCCAGGTGGAGACGATCACCACCTGTACGCACAGCACCCAGAACACGGTGACGGCCGTCAACGGCCAGCGGAGATAGGCCTCGTCCGGGGACTGCTCGGCCATGTAGCGGAACTGCCCGGGCAGCGAGAAGGTCTGGAGGAAGACCAGGACCGCGAACAACAGCACCAGAAAGACCTGAAGAGCGGCAACCGCTCGACGCTCGATGAACATGCATCGAGTTTCAGTCTCTTTCTATCGATTGTCAATAGGTGACACGGAGTCAGAGGCCGTGCCTCCCGTGCCGGGTGACCGTGGGGTCGCGCCGCATGACCACCGGGAAGACACTCGAGTACGCCTGCCAGTTCGGCTGCTTGCGCGGATCCGGCACGGCGAGCAGACGGCCCAGGGCGCGCAGGGTGTCGGTCAGCGCCATCGTCAGGCGCGGATCGTCGACCACACCGTCGGCGTCGACCGCCTCCGGGCTGACCGGGACCCGGATGCAGGCGGCCTTCAGCAGCCGCGCGTTGCCGTTGGCCAGAACGGCCTCCAGGGCGGCGAGGGCACCGTCGTCCTGACCCGGCGCGGCGACCGACAGCCAGGCGGCCGGTTTGCCGACCAGATCACCACCGGCGATGAGCCAGTCGAGGAGGTTCTTCAGCGTCCCCGGCAGCGAGCCCGCATATTCGGGAGTGCTGAACAGCACGGCGTCCGCTTCCTCGACGCTCTGCCGCAGCGCGGTCACCGCACCGGGCAGGGCCGGTTCACCGGGTACGAAGGCAGGGAGGTGCCGCAGTTGGTCGTACAGGATGGTGCTGATCCCGGGGGGTGCGAGCCGTGCCGCCGCCCGCAGGGCGGAGGTGTGCAGAGAGCCCTCGCGGGTGCTGCCCGAGATCAGCAGGATGCGGGTCATGCGCCGACCCTACGGTGTGGATGTTACCGGGGGAGCAGCGCGACATCCCGGTAGAAGCGGTTGATCTGACCGACGGTCGACTCGAAGGCATCGAGCTCCATCGGCTTGGTCACGTACGCGTTCGCCCGATGCTCGTAACTGGCCAGGATGTCGGCCCCGGCGGCCGAGGTCGTCAGGATGACCACCGGGATCGCCTTCAGGGTGTCGTCTTCCTTGATCTCGGCGAGGGTCTGCTGGCCACCCATGCGCGGCATGTTGAGATCCAGCAGGATCAGATCCGGCCGGGAGGCCCCGGAGTGGGAACCGGTGCGGCGCAGATAGTCGAGGGCCTCGCGGCCGTCACCGACCCGGTCGACCCGGACGTCGGCATCGGACAGCTGCAGCGCTTCCTCGATCATCATCGCGTCGGCGTCGTCGTCGTCCACCACCAGGACGGAGAGGGTCTTTCGGTTCACGTCGCGCATGCCTTGCCCTCATTTGTTTGCCGGAGGGCAAGCATAGAGGTCGGGGCCCTCATGTTCGTACACTGACGAGGTGAATACTTCGAGTGGCATGCTGACGCTGCCCGGTCGTCTCGACGCGGTGCGGCGAACGGGGCTGCTCGACACCGGTCCGGAGGAACCCTTCGACCGGCTCACCCGGCTCGCCTGCGAGCTGCTCGACGCGCCGTTCGGTTTTGTCACGGTGGTCGACGAGCGCCGCTCCTTCTGGAAGAGCTGCGTCGGCATCACGAGCAACGAGCTCGCCGACCGGCAGAACCCAGTGGGCGAGTCCTTCTGCCAGTACATCATCGCCACCGACGAACCCGTGATCATCGGCGATGCCCGCCTCGACCCGATGACCCGCGACAACCCGTCGATCGAGTCCATGGGTGTGATCGCCTGGGCCGGCTTCCCCGTACGGTCCCCGGACGGTTTCGTGCTCGGCTCGTTCTGCGTCGTCGACAGCCGGCCCCGGCAGTGGACCGCCCAGGACCTCCGCACCCTCGAAGTGCTGTCCCACGCCGCCGGTGGCGAGGTCGCCCTGCGGGTCGCGGCCGATGCGGCCTCCCGCGAGGCGGACGATGCCCGTGCGGCGGCCGATCGTTACCAGCAGCTCGCCCTGACCATGCAGGAGAGCCTCCTGCCCCGCGACCTGCCGACCATCGACGGCCTCGACCTGGCGGCGGCCTACCGCCTCGGCGGCGACGACGTCCTCGGCGACTTCTACGACGCCGTCCAGACCCCCACCGGCTGGGCCCTCTTCCTGGGCGACGTCGCCGGCCGTGGCGCCCAGGCCGCCCGCACCAGTGCCCTGGCCAAATACACCCTCCGGGCCGGGGCACTCCGGGCCAGCTCACCGGCGATCGTGCTCACCGAGCTCGACTCGGCCCTGCACCGCTGGTACGCCGAAACCACGGCCCCGGGCTTTGTGACCTGCGCGTACCTGTCTTTGCGCGCGTCCGAGGGCGGCTTCGTGGCCCGCATCTGCACCGCGGGTCACCCGGCGGCGTTCATCCGCCGCGCGGACGGGTCCGTCGAGGCGTTCGGCCAGCCGTCGAGCCCGCTCGGCATCCTGCCCCGCCTGTCCATCCGCATCGACGAAACAGAGCTCCGGCCGGGCGACCTCCTGGTCCTGCGGACTGACGCCCCGATCGACGACGCGGCCCTGCGGGCGGGCCTGGGCACCGGCCCGGCCGACCACGCCCAGGCGGTGGCCGACACCCTGCTCGACCACATGCTCCAAGCCACCGAAACCCCGATCCGCGACGACACCGTCGTCGTGGCCCTCCGCATCCGCTAGCGGCAACCCGCCGGGCCCGGTGTCACCCGACGCTCGCCAGGAAGCGGGTCAGGGTGGCGGCCCAGAACTGTTTGGCTTCGAGGTTGAGTTCGGGGGTCTGGAGGCCCTGCTGGCCCGCCACGATCGTTGCCGTGCCGGTGGGTTTGGGCTCGCTCGTGATGGTGATGAACGAGTCGTCGGCCGCTTTGACACGCCAGGTGATGCGGCGGTCGGTGCCGCTCACGCGGGGGTCGGTGGCGATGACCTTCTGCACGTCCGGGTCCGTGGCGGCGAAGGTCACCCACCTGTCCATCAGGTCCTGCATGCCGAGCTTGGTGGCCTTGCTGACGCTGGTCTGGAACGTACCGTCGGGGCGCTGGCCGGGGATGCGGCGGCCGATGTGCTGTTCGTAGGCGACCGTCACCGCCTGGGTCCACCAGCCGAGCGGGTCGACCTTGCCCTGGAGTTCCTCGTAGACCTTCAGGGCGATGGCCTGATGGTCGAGGTTCCTGGCGTCGATGCCGTCCATGAACGTCAGCCACTCGTCCCAGGTGCGGTCGGTGGCCCGCTCGACCGGTTTGATCCGGGGGTTCGTGCCCATCGTGCTCCTACTCGAAGAACTTCAGGCCGAACCCGGTGGTGCTGGTGGCGCCGGGGACGTTGGCCCGTGTGTACGTGCTGTTACCCCACCACAGGAACGTGCCGGTGTACCAGTACCGGTTGTCCCAGGAGTACGGCGTGCCTTTCGGGACGGCGTGGAACATCAGCGGGAAGTGCGAACCGGCGGGCGGGCTGGTGTTGATGTCGCCGTTGAGCAGCACGAAGCTGTGGTGGCCGGGGCCGTTCACGGTCAGGGTCGGGTCCCAGCCGGCCATCATCGTGGCGCGGTTGGAGCCGAACTGGCAGCCGTTGGACTTGTACCAGTCCCAGACGTAGGTCGGGTCGCCGCCGGCGCGCAGGCGCAGGTCCGCGATGCAGTACTGGTCGCTCCAGCTGCCGTTGGCCGAGTAGAAGACGTGCAGCTGGCCGTTCGGGTCCTTGATCGCCTCGGGGCCCTCGTTGATGAACGGGTTGCCGACGACACGTTCCCAGCTCTCGCGGGGCTGGGAGATGACAAAACGGCCGCCGGTGGTCGCGGACGGGCTGCTCATGCGGGCGAGGTAGAGGTTCTGCTCGACGTTGGTGTCGCCGGCCCAGCCGGACCAGACGAAGTAGCGCTGTCCGTTGAAGACGAACATGCTGCCGTCGACCGCCCACTTGTCGTCGGGCAGGGCCATGCGGGTCTCGCCGGTGTACCCGGAGGTGGCGGCGGCGGAGCTGATCACGTACATGCGGTGGGCGTTGCCGCGGCCGGCCGAGAAGTGGATCCAGTAGCGGCCGCCGTCGAAGGTGATCTCCGGGGCCCAGACCTCACCGAGGTTGCGGGTGTCGCTCCAGATCTGGCGGGCCGGCGCGGCCGCCAGGCCGCCGGTAGACGACGCCTGCCGGACGGCGATCCCGCCGTTGTACGACTGGACGGCGGTGTAGGTGCTGCCGACCCGGATCACGCTGGGGTCGGCCGCGCGCAAGCTGGTCTGAGCCACCGGCACCGGCGGTGCGGTCGCGGGGATGAGGTGTCCGGCCACGAGGAGGCCGGTGAGAGCGAGGGTGACGATTCCGGGGATTCTCATGGTCACGACCCGTGGTCGGCCTCCGCTTCGACGCCGAGGAGGGGGATGGCGTCCGGACAGGGCTGGTGGAGGTGGAGGCGGATCCATGGGGGGCAGCCCCGCCGTGCGCTGAGAGCGCTCTCTGAGTTTTCAGGTTTGTAACAATGTTGTCAATGGACATCGATCGATGGGTGGGTGACGAGCTTCAGTGCGAGAGCAGGACGGCGAAGCGCACCTGGGTCGCACCGTCTCGGTGCCCGATCCCCAGGGCGTCGCAGAGCTGTCGCGAGATCCACAGCCCGCGGCCACCGGTGCCGGCCGGATCCGGCGGTCGGTAACCGGCCAGCGGGTCGGCCGGACCCGGTCCGTCGTCGGCGACCTCGCAGGTCAGGGTGCAGCCGTCCACCCACACCCGCAGCTCCCGGCGTCCGCCGCCGTGCCGGAGGCTGTTCGTCGTGATCTCGCTGAGCGCCAGCACCAGGTCGTCGGCCCGGTCCAGCCCGGTCCAGCCGTTCGCCTCGACCAGCGCGGTGACGGCCTGCCGGGCCTGGACCACACCGCCGACGAGTTCCATGGTCAGCACCGGTGGCCCGCTGACCGGCGGCAGGGCCTCGGGCACGTTCAGCAGGAACTGTGCCGTGGTGACGTACGCGTCGCTCGGCTGCCGGCCCTCGCCGGCGACCACGGTCGGGTGAGTCCGGCGGGCCTCGTCGAGCAGCTCCGGCGGCAGCACCCGGGTGTCGTACGGGCAGACGATCGAAACCGGCGCGGCGGCGAAGATGTCGTTGAGGGCCGCCTCGTAGCGGTGCCAGGACGGGAGATGCCCGCCGAAGCCGACCTCGCCGACGAGCCGCACGTGGCGCCGCCCGCGACGGGTGGCCTCGGTCAGCACCCGGTGCCAGCGGGCGACGGTGGTGGCGGGCCGGGCATACCAGTCGTCGCGGTCGAAGAACGACACCTGCGTGTGGTCGGTGCCCAGGGCATCACGCAGCAGGGTGATGTTCGGGCCCGTCACGGCGGCCGCGACGGCTTGCCCCTCGGCGAGACCGGCCCGGACGTACGGCACGAGGGTGGCGGCGAACTCGTGGTCGTCGCGGTAGAACATCGCGTCGTGGGTCAGGCAGCCGGAGGCCTCGTCCCGCATGCGTCACCCCCGGATCCGTCCAGGCGGCCCAGGCTACACCGGCCGGACGAGCGGCTGCCTCACTGGTCCAGGGCGTCGCCGAACGGGATCTCGCAGACCGCGCCGGACAGCGCCGTGGCCTCCATGACGACCTTGTTGTCGACCCAGATCGTGCAGGTGATGGCCCCGCCGGCGGGGGACAGGGCGTGCAGCCAGAGCTTGCCCGAGGTGTCGCTGATCTCGTAGGACTTCGACCAGGGTGCGGCCGCGGCGGCGCCGACGTCCTTGCCGAGCTGCTTGTCGCCCGAGCCGTAGATGATCGAGGAGACCTTCTCACCGCTGGAGGCGATCTCGAACGTGACGTTGTGCGGGCCCCCGCGGGTCAGCAGCAGCACACCGGCGGCCACGACCAGCACCAGGGCGGCTGCCGCGGCCGCGCCGATCCACAGCACCGTGCGGGGCCGGCGGGCGGCGTCGATGTCGTTCACGGGCGGAGCTTAACCGCGTACGCGGGGTTGGAGGATCGGCCACTCGGACGGCTTGCGGGCGGGGTCACGGCGGTCTCGGACGGTTTTGTGAAGCCCGGAAACCGGCTCGTCACAAACACTTCGGCCGGCGCCGAACCTTCCGGGCCCTAGCGTGCGCCCATGCGTGAGATCACCGGCCCCGCGGCCCGGTCCGTCCTGTGCGACCCGGCCTTCGTCGTTCCCCCGGTCCCGCCCGCAGCCACCGGCGTCGGCTGGCTGCGTGCCTCGGTCGCCCGGTTCGGTACGGGTGACAGCCACGCCCGCTGCCGCGCCCTTTCCACCGCCGTCCTCGCCGCGATCCCACCGCACACCCTGCGCGGCGAGCCCGGCGTCCACCCGGTGACGACCCTGGCGACCGCGATGGGTCTGGTGGACCTGCCCGCGGATCTTGTCCGTGAGGTGGCCCAGGCCTACCAGCCGGGCACCGGTGACGAGGACCGTGCCGATGCGGCCGTCGAGCAGCTCGTCGTTGGTCTCGGTGGTGCCCACGACGAGGCGACCGCCGCCCGCATCGGCATTCTCGTGCAGGCCTGCGAGGCGACCGCCACGCTGATCGACCGGGCCCGTCACCGCCCGGCGGGCGAGGTGCTGCGGGACGACCCGCCGGTCCGGGCGACACGACGGCAGGCGCTCGTCGCGACCACTGTCGACGGGGTCCGGGTCGAGGCCGGTGAGATCGTGCGGGTGGGTCTGGCGGACGGGCTCGCCTTCGGCGCGGGACCGCACGCCTGCCCGGGCCGCGACCATGCCCTCGCCTTAACAACCCGGACATCGATCAGCGACGGGCCCGACACCGGGTGCGCCTATCAACAGCAGGCATGACTGAATTTGCGGGCAAGGCCCGGGACACGCTGGTGGCGGCGCTGGGACGGCGGACCTTTCTGCGGGCCGCCGCGGCCGTGAGTGCCGGTGGGCTGACGGCCGGGGCGACGGCGACACCCGCGAACGCGCAGACCCGCACCTCGCCGGGCGGCATCCTGCAGCCCGGCACCGGGCCGATCCCGGGACGCCACTACCTGCCGTCGCGGCCGGACGAGGTGCGCTGGGGTTACGTGCCCTCGGTGACCAGCGAGCCGGTGCTGCGGATGCGCTCGGGACAGACCGTCACGATCGACGCCGTGTCTCACGAGGGCATCCTCGAGGACCAGGGCCGCGACCCCGTGAGCTTCTTCGCCGGGCACGGTGTGCCCGCCCGCCGCGTGCTGACCGATGCGGTCGCGATCGCCCGCGGGTACGACCGGACCCCGCGCAGCTTCGACGTGGACGGGCCGCACGTAGTGACCGGCCCGATCCACGTCGACGGTGCCGCACCGGGTGACGTCCTCAAGATCGAGGTGCTGTCCGCGGTGCCCCGCGTGCCGTACGGCGTGGTGTCCAGCAGGCACGGCAAGGGGGCGCTGCCCCGGCTGGCCGGTGGTGCCGTGCCGCCCGGGATCACCGAGGCCGAGATCATGCCGCCGGTGGCCACGGACGGCCGCGCGACCGGCGACCCGCTGCGCTACGGCAACGTGTCGGTCTTCACGCCGGTCCGGTCGGGCCGCGGCGGCGCCCTCACCGGGGTGCTGCCCCGTCCGGGTCACCGCGACGTGGCGTTCCCGCTGCACCCGTTCATGGGCATCATGGGTGTGGCCTTCGCCGACGCGGGATCGCTGACCGATCCGCTGCTCAACTCGATCCCGCCGACGCTGGGCGGCGGCAACATCGACATCAGCCTGCTCGGTCCGGGCGCGACGTTCTATCTGCCGGTCTTCGCCGAGGGCGCGCTGTTCTACGTCGGTGACCCGCATCTGGCCATGGGTGACGGCGAGGTGGCCCTGACCGCTCTCGAGGGCTCGCTGCGCGCCACCTACCGGCTGACGGTGGTCAAGAAGGGTGGCCGGGGTGCGCCGTCGGTCGCCTTCACCTACCCGTTCGCGGAGACGCCGCAGGCCTGGGTGCCGATCGGCCTGTCGGACCCGGACGGCGCGCGGGACGGGCAGGGCAACGACCTGGACATCGCGATGCGCCGGGCCGTGGTGAACGCCCTCGACTTCCTCGAGCACGACCTGGGGATGAACCGGGCCGTCGCCTACGCCTACCTGTCGGCCGCCGCGGACTTCTCCGTGTCGCAGGTGGTCGACGGGACCGTCGGTGTGCACGGCGTCATCCCCAAGA
Protein-coding regions in this window:
- a CDS encoding acetamidase/formamidase family protein, giving the protein MTEFAGKARDTLVAALGRRTFLRAAAAVSAGGLTAGATATPANAQTRTSPGGILQPGTGPIPGRHYLPSRPDEVRWGYVPSVTSEPVLRMRSGQTVTIDAVSHEGILEDQGRDPVSFFAGHGVPARRVLTDAVAIARGYDRTPRSFDVDGPHVVTGPIHVDGAAPGDVLKIEVLSAVPRVPYGVVSSRHGKGALPRLAGGAVPPGITEAEIMPPVATDGRATGDPLRYGNVSVFTPVRSGRGGALTGVLPRPGHRDVAFPLHPFMGIMGVAFADAGSLTDPLLNSIPPTLGGGNIDISLLGPGATFYLPVFAEGALFYVGDPHLAMGDGEVALTALEGSLRATYRLTVVKKGGRGAPSVAFTYPFAETPQAWVPIGLSDPDGARDGQGNDLDIAMRRAVVNALDFLEHDLGMNRAVAYAYLSAAADFSVSQVVDGTVGVHGVIPKTHF